Within the Apostichopus japonicus isolate 1M-3 chromosome 6, ASM3797524v1, whole genome shotgun sequence genome, the region GTGCATTCAAGATAGTAAGCAGTTTGTCAAAGGTTTTGCCTGATAACTTGTTAAATTATAGGAGCGGCCGCGGAGATATGGAAAGACCcttatatacatatgttattGTACTACTGAAGGTATAATGCAAGACGCTAACGTTACATGGCTTGATCTAGATCAGAGGTTCCCttactggggtgcatgaacccccggggggtgcgtgagtccaccCCAGGGGGTTCGTCAGATGTTtcaaagtcaaaactagagtactttttattgaactaaaatctgttatatcatataatttagtaatgtacaaactcttttcgcgttccatatacgcatatgttgccatgaTAGTAGTACCGttccgtgcatgtgataaatacctgaattatgaaacagacacaggccgcatgacttttgTAAAGTTGGTGTACACATGACAGTGCGTCGTGAAGATACAGAGCTGATCTGACCTTCTagttttccaaataaatatttgttcatctcttctcctttttttttgcatgacaattttacactatgaacttgatcttttattaataataataataataatcagcagttatttttacgacgtttaagcgaccacaaaatgttggagaaacccgcaagggcttatggtttacaacttacacgtcgggtggctttcaattcaacattttaactcaaatttggaatcttttcaattttgaaagtcatttcagatggaaaaaccgcagattgctcttggatgaaaaacccaccttactatgacactgccgggaatcgaaccccgaacctcccgattgctaagcctcatttgCTTCAAATgacaccgcctttatccactcggccacagcaccgttatgcgaagcactgttatgcgcaTTACGGtgtaataatgactcagatcgtgtctcgaaaagttgggggttcgtggacaactcagACATCCACAGGTGGTTCATGTGGGGATAaggttagggaaaccctgatcTAAATCCTAGATTCTCAAACTTTTCTTTTCCATCCACGATCCCTTAAAGACAACGTGTAAATATCCACTGGCCTGTGGATAGTATAGGCACTATCACCATTGAGCACAACCGTACCATTGTTGGGACTAAGAtaagggacggggggggggggggcgtgggcgTGGTGGAGAGGGGGTGAGAAAATAGGCCATCTTTTCCTGAAATGCCACTTACAATCTTGTTCTTGTGACTGTTTCGATagtgtatataaataaaaattagcACGAATATGCTCGACCATTTTCGAATCCCAATTTTCGGCGGATACCCCGCGAGCTCCTTTGCCCTCGCGGACTTCCAAAATGTATTACGGACCCCCTTAGGAATCCCGGGATCTCAAGTGAGAAAGACGAAGCTTAATGACCCAAATAAACTGTAGGAAGCCGTACTTACAGAATTCGAGCAATCAATTTACACAATTACACGCCGAGCAATTGATTGCtctactactatatatatactaaggcTGTGAATAACACTGAATATCAAGCACACAAATGTCACACAGACTTTTACTGGAAGGCAATCTGAGGCCATTTTTTGTAAACTAACTCACGGTTTAGCATATCAAATGGTTTAAAATCAATCTATGCTTGTTCTTATAACGCACTATGtaatttcacaaattttaaCTCTAATATTATCTAACAAACCTGTCAATCGCACATGCGCCATTGTAGTGTCGTGCAGCCTCATTTAGAGTTTCTAATAGTTAACAACATATGTCAATATGGATTTTAATGTAGAGGTTATCAGTACTGCTGGCAACGATTATACTAAATATAAAGTCCATAAATGGTCATTTATGATTCAAATAGTATGTCAGTACAGTAAATGACACCATCAAAACTTTGGGACCGAAGTGGTCGATTCGGAACTGAAGTGGAAATGTCTTTATTGGCTTTCAAAACACCACAGACTTGATGGGAGGCTAAATGAACCTGCCTCATGTAAGTTGAGGAGATAAGTGGGTTAATTAGACTATGTAACGAAATAACCTCTGAAAATCTCCGCAAAACAAATAGCCTTAAATGCCGATTTTTGCATTATTTCTCCACACAATATTGGATTATTAAAGAGAGTGGtactgactttttttttggggggggggggactaaattatgataaatattttgttttgtgtattaaCTCACCTTTTTTGAATTTAATTCTATAGGATTACTAAATTTATGAAATgtgaaaatcaaaatcaaactgtTAAGCGAACtccttatccactagagagccggagtaatagaatgtgtaaaagtaagttggcctgacgtttcgatcctagcagggtcTTCTTCAGAGTCTTCTCCAGAGGCCCATTTATAgcttctgaagaagatcctgctagatttttttttacacaatcaTGAAATGTGGAAAGAATACGTTGCTTGCAACTTCAATTTGCGACTATGCTTTATTTTGTAGAGTGAGGgatttttgagaaatttgtcTACAGTTTTCGGAGCTTTGCCGATTGAGTTTGATTGagttaatatgtttttttttaacatcaaGTGTATAGTCCAAGCtcacttttatatattttgagcTTCGATTCTGAGGGTGCAATGGTCTGGCGGGTCTTGGGTCAATACTGAAGGAAGATCCTAGTTCGTGCGTCATATAAGTTTACGGACCGCTGTAAACTAAGACAGCCATATCCATATTTGAACAGCCAACGGCTACATTACAAAGAATTAGTCAACatgagtatatatacatacaccaCATTGAACTATATAACCACTGAACCGATTGCTCTAATGGTCTGGCTCTAACTTAATAACGTAAATATATTATGTAGCATAAGTCTCTATTTTTGTAGGCTATTGTTATCCTTATACTAAATAGACGAAAaggttttaaaaatatattgaaagacCATTTTATTCCTCGAGTATTACCCCAAAGTTAAATCAGCTAACATTATTCAAAAAATCAAGTAATACCCCAAACATAAATCAGCTAAAAGTAttctaaaaaacaaaaaaaatctctACTTGTATGGTACCTTTCTTAAACTGTAATTTCCTAAACATAATTGTTCCCAATAACACTACTAATATGCCCTCGCTGATGCGCTGCATGCCAACTACTTCTGTGAACTCCATCCCTCAGTGAAGAACTACCAGATATCACTTCGAGAGCAATTTCTTTGGACCCCTCCAATTTGGTAGAGGTGTTGGTGTCAATCTCCAAATCGTGCTTGTGTTGACTCAGATTACCTCCTGGGTCGGAATGTCTATAGCCGACAGGAGTTTTCGCTCTCTGCTTCTGATTCGGGTTTATACCTTGACTAGATTTGGACAGTTCGGAGGAATGCAATACGTAAGAGCGATTTCGTATTGACGATGCACTTGCCGAGTTTTCGATATTCATTTGCTGGCTGTCGGTGTGCGTCGACGCACGAGTGTTGCTGCATCTGAAAAAGGATCTGGTCGTCTGGATCAATGCTTTCTTGAAACGTTTGTGAGACAAGGCATAAACGAAAGGATTCCAAATACACGACATCTTTGCAAAGACAACTGGCATGACTTGAAATGGAGAATTCAAAGTTTGGTTATTCTGTTGAAATTGACTGTAGAGAGCTATTATTGCGTATGGACCCCATGATAATGAGAAAATGACCGTCGCTATGATTCCGACCCGAGAGAGTTGATAATGAGCCATGAGTCGCGAGAATTTCGTAGTAGCGCCTCTTTTTTTAATGGCCATGCTTGTTTGTTTACTCTGCGTGCTACTTTTCTGATCCTTACTCAATGCGGGCATGGCAGAATAGCTTTCAATTTCTCTTCTATGTTTACGCACAGTTAACACTATTTTCACGTAGCAAATAATGATGGTTAATATCGGTAAGGCGAAACCACCTACGTACAGTAACGCAATGTGTATCTGAGTGGTCAAGTCCCTCGTTATGTAATCAAAGGTACATCCAATCCCATAGCCTTCCTCTACGTAGGCGCCAATCCCCATGAATGGAGGTACACTCCACAGACAAGCGTACAACCAGACCAGAAAGATGATCACCATCGTCCTACTTCTCGACACATTCATCAGAGCGTGAAAGCAGTGGCAAATAACGTAATATCTGAAGAATAAAAGGGAAAGTATGGTGAAATATAGGTGCCATGATTCACGATGACTGTTTATAACCTTTAATATGTCGACAAAAGTGGCACTATTCCTTAAACAGGAAGTGACACTTCTGATGTACGGGAAAAGGGTCACTTTTCAAATTATTCATACAGTATAGACGGGAGGAAATATTTCACATCGTTCGTAgaggaaacaaacaaataatgcATGGTGAAAATAGTAAAGCTAAGCGTTCACTACACGTCCTACGCATCTCTTCAACAAGTTATGTAGCTGCATTCTTTGGTATATGAGCTTGTTATAGATTGAAACCTCTAGAGAaccgtgtttttttttactttaagcTATACTTAGTCATACATTTAGACGGTCGGGTTGGCTGACTGATATTACGTGTTTACTTCCCAAGCACGATCCGAGCCGGAACCTTTTCACAAGTGTACTATGGTTGGCCTTGCAAACCCATTTGATCAGGGATGTCCTATTACACGTCCCTGACGGGATGATGAATTCTACAAATAATTTAATGATAACAGTGTGAATACTTTCTACTATCACGTGTGATCGGCTTACCTGTCTAAGGCTATTGCGGCCATGCTGCCTATTGACACGAAACTGAAGATGGATCCCAGGAATGCATAGATATTGCACACTGATGAAACATGAAAAGACAAATATGGACGTCAAATGCAACAACTAAAAATAGAAATTGGGTTTTCCAACGatcaaaaaaaaagtattgtaGCTGGTTACATATTGATGACTTCTCTCTTCCAACCGAACACGATTTGTCTTATCTGGTATAACATCTTATCTGTTATAAGTTCTTCATCTCAAAGGTCTCtgcccaggcgcgtagccagggtgGTGGGGAGGGCAAAGGGGGCGACCGACCgccccttgagcatatatttggtatttttttatgatatagctagtaatttcaaaatagaaaatgcttagatgcaactaacaaggcctgggaactgacatttccagcgatctgggaggcattttcggccaaaatgttcttgtccGCCTAGAGCCAATCCATGGGGccctacgcttagatagtttgcctacaggcttcgcccctccctttgcAAATTcgtcgctacgcgcctgcctcTGTCGTATAACTAAAGTTGGAAGTTGGGTTTGTGTCCCTTTAAACTAAAGGAACATATTGTGCATTCCAATAACATACACTTTAGCAAAGTACTTGAACTTTAATcggataaaaaaaatagttggaAACGTTGTAGTATGATATTCAATATTGATATTGGACCACTAAACATTCACAAATTTTAAAGTGGGGTGCAGAATTTTCGTTTTTGCTCATATTAATTAAGCAATAATATAAATAAGATCATCTAAAAACTAATAACAAAAACCTGCAGCTTCAATGGACATTAAGAATGAAGCCATAAATGTTGCATTTTATTTCTAGAAGTATACAGTAgttatacacgtattaattactcaaataattaactaattatGTACTTAATTGTATTAACAAACACTGGTAAATCATCCTTTTTACATGTTTAGTTCGGATTATCAGTTTATTTACGTTTAACCAGGAATATTCCATTATAAGAAacttgatgatgacatcagctcctatataaatattttcattaatgcTCGTTGTGAATCTTTACAACAATGTAAGTAGATAATATTATAAGCTTCATGTCAAAAACGGAGTAATTCCAAAGTCAAGATTTCTAATAATTTTCATAGTTATACAACTCTCGAAATAAATTTATTTACGCATTTACGTAACACATCAGATAAAGGAAGCGTCAGATGGATATGATAGATACAAACTGTTAGTTAATAGATATAATCTCACATATTACCTCTAGATAGAGGGACTGGTATAGTCCCATGGCGACAATATCAGCTGTATATAAGATTTTCGATTATGAGATAAGATGGAGTGAAAATAATACTATATATTCTCAAAATCACATTTGAAGCTCCCTCAACATCAAACgattgtattttgtatcttgcAGTTTGTCTTTGTCGTTTATTTTGACCTTTTTAAAGTAAAAAGGGACAAATTCTATGTGAAGTTGAATAGGGGGTATGTAGACCATTGGTTCCACGCCTGCATTAAATACCAAATGTTCATCAATGAAGTTGggttttacatatatattctcGCATACGAATTATTCAATCAGCTCATTTGCATGAGGAGCGAACTTAGAATGTGGCAAAAATTGGATTATTTTGCCGTACTCTGTCTAACTTTTGTAACATCTTAGAACTGCTGAAGTTGCACTTTTAGGATTTATAAATAGTTCAGGATTTACATTACTACGCAGCGAGTCATGATAGCCGACGTTATCGGCGAATTTAATGTAGTCTAATGCAACACTCGagacatttaaaaaaagaacGAAGAAAGGACCACGCCATACTGCTTACGGATCACGCCTCATTACCCTCCTCcatatgtattgtattgtaatgcCTATTTTCTGGGCATTGTCTATATACATGACACAAAAAACGACTACATTTCTATGTTGTT harbors:
- the LOC139969247 gene encoding rhodopsin, GQ-coupled-like isoform X1 is translated as MEVTLIYNETIYTEEMSTVDDLLLFHGNTTDDANLLPYRLRITLIVLLSTILTVGVFGNTLAIYIFLRTKALRTPPNFLIVNLSVSDLAMIICNCPIMLLSIHYGYWHLGASLCNIYAFLGSIFSFVSIGSMAAIALDRYYVICHCFHALMNVSRSRTMVIIFLVWLYACLWSVPPFMGIGAYVEEGYGIGCTFDYITRDLTTQIHIALLYVGGFALPILTIIICYVKIVLTVRKHRREIESYSAMPALSKDQKSSTQSKQTSMAIKKRGATTKFSRLMAHYQLSRVGIIATVIFSLSWGPYAIIALYSQFQQNNQTLNSPFQVMPVVFAKMSCIWNPFVYALSHKRFKKALIQTTRSFFRCSNTRASTHTDSQQMNIENSASASSIRNRSYVLHSSELSKSSQGINPNQKQRAKTPVGYRHSDPGGNLSQHKHDLEIDTNTSTKLEGSKEIALEVISGSSSLRDGVHRSSWHAAHQRGHISSVIGNNYV
- the LOC139969247 gene encoding rhodopsin, GQ-coupled-like isoform X2 encodes the protein MIICNCPIMLLSIHYGYWHLGASLCNIYAFLGSIFSFVSIGSMAAIALDRYYVICHCFHALMNVSRSRTMVIIFLVWLYACLWSVPPFMGIGAYVEEGYGIGCTFDYITRDLTTQIHIALLYVGGFALPILTIIICYVKIVLTVRKHRREIESYSAMPALSKDQKSSTQSKQTSMAIKKRGATTKFSRLMAHYQLSRVGIIATVIFSLSWGPYAIIALYSQFQQNNQTLNSPFQVMPVVFAKMSCIWNPFVYALSHKRFKKALIQTTRSFFRCSNTRASTHTDSQQMNIENSASASSIRNRSYVLHSSELSKSSQGINPNQKQRAKTPVGYRHSDPGGNLSQHKHDLEIDTNTSTKLEGSKEIALEVISGSSSLRDGVHRSSWHAAHQRGHISSVIGNNYV